The following are from one region of the Chloracidobacterium sp. genome:
- a CDS encoding tyrosine-type recombinase/integrase — MTELTTITTTLATAEQMAALGAVANHYAAGSTFADYISRKAPNTVKAQGFDLASFADFLTTAGVAVSGEQLQHSPAAWQGVTWGIVKGFVEWQLKAGHAVASINRRLSTLKVYAALAAQAGTVSAQDLALIQTVRGYGQKEAKRVNERREVKRVGNKKADHVAISDDQAARLKAQPLDTPQSRRDAALMALLLDHGLRAGEVAALTVTNIDLGKGMIVGFYRPKVDKTQNNKLSADALQALKAYFENNDAPALGPLLRGSRKGGKLDQAGMSETAITERADLGRRHRD, encoded by the coding sequence ATGACCGAATTGACCACAATCACAACCACTTTGGCGACGGCTGAACAAATGGCGGCACTGGGCGCTGTCGCCAATCACTATGCCGCCGGCTCTACCTTTGCCGACTACATCAGCCGCAAGGCGCCCAATACCGTTAAGGCCCAGGGCTTCGATTTGGCCAGCTTTGCCGACTTCCTCACTACAGCCGGCGTTGCGGTCAGTGGCGAGCAGTTACAGCACAGCCCGGCCGCTTGGCAGGGGGTGACATGGGGCATTGTCAAGGGCTTTGTAGAATGGCAATTGAAGGCCGGTCACGCTGTTGCGTCGATCAACCGGCGCCTGTCCACCTTGAAGGTTTACGCTGCGTTGGCAGCTCAGGCCGGCACTGTCAGTGCTCAGGATCTAGCGCTCATTCAAACTGTGCGCGGCTATGGCCAGAAAGAAGCCAAGCGGGTGAATGAGCGGCGCGAGGTCAAGCGAGTAGGCAACAAGAAGGCTGATCATGTAGCCATCAGTGACGACCAGGCCGCCCGGCTCAAGGCCCAGCCGCTTGATACACCACAGAGCCGGCGTGATGCTGCGCTCATGGCCCTATTGCTCGATCATGGGCTGCGCGCTGGCGAGGTGGCAGCGCTGACCGTGACCAATATCGACTTGGGCAAGGGGATGATCGTGGGCTTCTACCGGCCAAAGGTCGATAAGACGCAGAATAATAAGCTGTCGGCTGATGCCCTGCAAGCCCTCAAGGCTTACTTTGAAAATAACGATGCCCCGGCTTTAGGTCCGTTGCTCCGTGGCAGCCGCAAGGGTGGCAAGCTCGACCAGGCCGGCATGAGTGAAACGGCCATTACTGAGCGCGCGGACCTTGGGCGCCGCCATCGGGATTGA